A genome region from Camelina sativa cultivar DH55 chromosome 10, Cs, whole genome shotgun sequence includes the following:
- the LOC104717185 gene encoding uncharacterized protein LOC104717185, producing MKRKGTSPKQSKPSKKTKKNPKSKTHQVDGSPIEVVVETKPCDQTETVTEVIAEERQWKNLKLILSLQSKELSEQEKVGLAYSFVKGYGGEDGTDEGEECQAVNISRPIVFLIDWIMSLLISKEKNHSLTGEFDSQPALDFRCWEIFSFCLKQSSILGVSFSLPRNLLNAIRFFTENVLAALNRSLYSEVGFRNGDGFKVYSSVVDCLGLLFSSKSSMSSDNLDLWIPTVEPVLMLTHKVLAENMKDSLGDRYILQFSCLVLEPFSKFLMTHPTTKKNGKNGFRDFLDKLFEPFLDVLGLLNLSEDKHADMERTLLKLIQEILSLALFHSAHIDGFLGLGGAENMVQSYHRHFFIKYENMLFMKEELELNCMGSLFRLFINRVIKQQGDSNQLQEGMTSTASTSGQAERPWKLQDTARNDNESSAKSHCTSALRLETRKSLFDFFLHLMGPILLKVDEYKQSFSEMAPLLADLCCVIKTANSLLFHFAHERIYVKTEDASGGACSVFFKKIFETIVSVASQLKIHYPYNDASEMHVLLAKELVTAIGYLLQIEYEVIESDLVTLWLIILSFLEFSSLSPENSEDDCPLTSLLLGLGCQLINLYSDLRQVSVAVVSLCKAVRLVIPVVTPADGDNDEMIDAGDLPLTTVFPLERSEKSVEKLLSSQDLRHVIHRAIKVIPEGQASGCITSLATDISETMMWVKKVCCSTTAGAQDGPVAAFLAGSLSDIYSLILDSLTITTGNSILVGQSMKDLLDLISPSLTHLVSSDSDCIENFFSAVTEMRLDIIMAKRKRATYRKSVRLFIVFVLRIYMSSRSLYRQVTSLMPPKKQKDMAGIKGDSVAARCGSDWIKEKSWNYEGYFSLISQPSASIVDIIKHISAIYLKGDSADCCLLIYLLYRVTLQRLVDLNRHIKSLDYVSQIHGTMLKHVSVLKREGEELTDFLLGNNIISGFADVGTLEMIEDTDQWILRFSGINRKCLPALRLWVLSQHIDLWCPHAGKKKLKNFLSQLIGSSVPSILNGVGMSTPDWENNVDNGSQKKKLRLEQFSLRLLFDSVLYEHEFVRRYLAPSFSHVLKMTAESFFMDFTEEVNFDSPSDWSEALILLEMAIANLPGKLQSEAFLEAHVSQVDNPKFTACQNLLNLLRGMPKEYMNKKSFQLHASYVLDLERFIVFSMLRCLNKLSPGDMQNLFSLFITCRKTLKSIVMVSCDKVLGASKLPLSNSSLLASWLFKSAQAVVTCQVRFRNEFTGKARDALFSLMDHTSYMFLTVSKYQFSKALPLSDKQLISSELSDGAGQGDLIFESLTEQAETLLNALRVTSRDEKTAFECETLILNKLTPIISCFSGLLWGLASAVGHRDMHKNHQNTKLKWKSEQFSKLSRIVYVLSNFIEVFAQCLFLSGDWLREIQTKINWTILFDGTEGSIGMYGDVVETTDVKKKIIESMIKGDTSEKVLALRHLLIASAAILRLNLQIDGITFSPTFVSVLTGISNDLLSEFADMSEVPVEFSFIWLDGAVKVLEELGSQFCLSNPSLYQDLYSKLIELHLKVIGKCISLQGKEATLESHETGFGTNAIHAKQLLLAKNQSHGLHWLDELKQRLRMSFIVFIHSSSELHLFSGVQAIERSLVGVWEECPAIYCIKTGNRDGGRISETAAAGLDCLDLILEHATGRKRLNVVKRHIQGLISAVFGIMAHMQSPFIFFTNAVVGNEGANSPDAGSVILMCVEVLIRIAGKHALFQMDSSHISQSIHIPGAIFRDYLQIIPRVGFSVLDGNLLRQDDEQHDLLGSSKDLQVDQKFSMSLYAACCRLLYTAVKHHKSETEGSIATLQESVSALLYCLESAGYKLGNYDSWEVEEGIRCACFLRRIYEELRQQKEVFGQHCFKFLSSYIWVSSGYGPLKTGLKREVDEALRPGVCALIDSCSPNDLQYLHTVFGEGPCRNSLATLQQDYKLNFKYHGKV from the exons ATGAAAAGGAAAGGTACGAGTCCGAAGCAATCTAAACCctcgaagaagacgaagaagaaccctaaaagtAAAACCCATCAAGTTGATGGTTCTCCGATTGAGGTAGTAGTAGAAACCAAACCGTGTGACCAAACGGAAACGGTTACGGAGGTTATTGCTGAAGAGCGTCAATGGAAGAACCTTAAGCTTATACTTTCGTTGCAGAGCAAAGAATTGAGCGAGCAAGA GAAGGTGGGATTGGCTTACAGTTTTGTTAAAGGTTATGGAGGAGAAGATGGGACTGACGAGGGTGAAGAGTGTCAAGCGGTTAATATATCGCGGCCGATTGTGTTTCTCATCGACTGGATCATGTCACTGTTGATTTCTAAAGAAAAGAATCATTCCCTGACGGGTGAGTTTGATTCTCAACCAGCTTTGGACTTCAGGTGTTGGGAGATCTTCAGCTTCTGCTTGAAGCAGTCATCAATCTTGGGCGTCTCTTTTAGTTTGCCAAGAAATCTTTTAAACGCTATTAGGTTTTTCACGGAAAATGTTTTAGCTGCACTGAACAGGTCTTTGTATTCGGAGGTCGGTTTCCGTAATGGTGATGGTTTTAAAGTTTACAGCTCTGTGGTTGATTGTCTAGGCTTGTTGTTTTCATCTAAAAGTAGCATGTCCAGCGACAATTTAGACTTGTGGATTCCAACTGTTGAACCAGTTCTGATGCTCACGCATAAAGTTCTTGCAGAGAATATGAAGGATAGTCTTGGTGATAGGTATATTCTTCAGTTCTCTTGCTTGGTTCTTGAGCCATTCTCTAAGTTCTTGATGACCCATCCAACTACTAAGAAGAACGGGAAGAACGGGTTTCGTGATTTTCTGGACAAGCTTTTTGAGCCATTCTTGGATGTGTTGGGTCTATTAAACCTCAGCGAGGACAAGCACGCGGATATGGAAAGAACGTTGCTGAAGTTGATTCAAGAAATATTATCTCTGGCTTTGTTCCATTCAGCTCATATTGATGGGTTCTTAGGCCTGGGCGGAGCGGAAAATATGGTGCAAAGCTATCATCGGCATTTCTTTATTAAGTACGAGAACATGTTATTTATGAAGGAGGAGTTGGAGCTGAACTGTATGGGGTCATTATTTAGGTTGTTTATTAACAGAGTGATAAAACAACAAGGAGATTCAAATCAGTTGCAGGAAGGCATGACGTCAACGGCCTCAACTTCCGGGCAAGCAGAAAGGCCATGGAAGCTGCAAGACACAGCTAGAAATGATAATGAGTCTTCTGCAAAAAGTCATTGCACAAGTGCCCTCCGCCTGGAGACACGGAAATCACTTTTTGATTTCTTCCTGCATCTTATGGGACCTATATTACTCAAGGTCGATGAATATAAACAATCTTTCTCTGAAATGGCTCCTCTATTGGCTGATTTGTGTTGTGTTATTAAAACAGCTAATAGTTTGCTGTTCCACTTTGCTCATGAGCGAATATATGTGAAGACAGAGGATGCATCTGGAGGagcttgctctgtttttttcaaGAAGATCTTCGAAACAATAGTTTCAGTTGCTTCTCAGTTAAAAATTCATTATCCATATAATGATGCGTCAGAGATGCATGTTTTGTTAGCCAAGGAGCTAGTAACTGCAATAGGCTACCTGTTACAAATTGAATACGAAGTCATTGAGAGTGATTTAGTTACTTTGTGGctaatcattctctctttccTGGAGTTTAGTAGTTTGTCACCAGAGAATTCAGAAGACGACTGCCCGTTGACGTCATTGTTACTTGGTCTTGGATGTCAGCTGATAAATCTATATAGTGACCTCCGCCAG GTAAGTGTTGCTGTAGTTTCCCTGTGCAAAGCTGTAAGGCTTGTGATACCTGTTGTAACACCTGCTGATGGTGATAATGATGAGATGATTGACGCTGGAGATCTTCCTCTAACAACTGTGTTCCCTTTAGAAAGAAGTGAAAAATCAGTGGAAAAGCTCTTGTCATCTCAAGATTTAAGACATGTTATACATAGAGCTATCAAAGTGATACCAGAAGGCCAAGCAAGTGGTTGTATCACGAGCTTGGCAACAGATATATCAGAAACCATGATGTGGGTAAAAAAAGTTTGTTGCTCAACAACTGCTGGAGCACAAGATGGACCAGTGGCAGCATTCTTGGCCGGATCTTTGTCTGATATATATTCACTTATTCTCGACTCACTAACTATTACAACAGGTAATAGTATCCTTGTTGGCCAGTCCATGAAAGATCTGCTGGACCTCATCAGTCCATCCTTAACTCATCTGGTTTCTTCAGACTCAGATTGCATTGAAAATTTCTTTTCTGCTGTCACGGAAATGCGTTTGGACATTATAATGGCTAAAAGGAAGAGAGCGACCTACAGAAAGTCTGTGcgcttgtttattgtttttgtcttgCGTATTTACATGTCTTCCAGAAGCTTATATAGGCAGGTGACTAGTCTTATGCctcccaaaaaacaaaaagatatggcTGGTATTAAGGGCGACTCTGTTGCAGCTCGTTGCGGAAGTGATTGGATAAAAGAGAAAAGCTGGAATTATGAGGGCTATTTTTCATTGATCTCTCAACCTTCAGCTTCCATTGTCGACATCATTAAACACATTTCAGCTATTTACCTGAAGGGTGACAGTGCAGATTGCTGTTTGCtgatatatttattgtataGAGTCACTCTTCAGAGACTTGTTGATTTGAACAGGCACATCAAATCACTTGATTATGTGTCACAGATACATGGTACAATGCTCAAGCATGTATCAGTTCTTAAGCGTGAAGGAGAAGAGCTTACTGATTTCCTTTTAGGTAACAACATCATATCAGGATTTGCTGATGTTGGAACTTTAGAAATGATAGAAGACACTGACCAGTGGATTCTCAGGTTTTCTGGCATCAACCGAAAGTGTTTGCCTGCTTTGCGTTTGTGGGTTCTTAGCCAGCATATTGATCTTTGGTGCCCCCATGcaggaaaaaagaaattgaagaattttCTGTCTCAGCTAATAGGTAGTTCTGTTCCGTCAATATTGAACGGAGTGGGTATGTCTACTCCTGACTGGGAGAATAATGTAGACAACGGCagtcaaaagaagaaattacGGTTGGAACAGTTCTCGTTAAGACTTCTTTTTGATTCAGTACTTTATGAGCATGAA TTTGTTCGCAGATATCTGGCGCCGAGTTTCTCTCACGTACTAAAAATGACAGCAGAAAGTTTTTTCATGGATTTTACGGAAGAAGTTAACTTTGATTCACCGTCAGATTGGTCGGAGGCGTTGATCTTGCTTGAAATGGCAATTGCCAATTTACCGGGAAAGCTTCAATCAGAAGCCTTTCTAGAAGCACATGTGTCACAGGTGGACAATCCGAAGTTCACAGCTTGTCAAAATTTGCTAAATCTTTTACGTGGGATGCCCAAGGAGTATATGAATAAGAAATCATTCCAACTTCATGCAAGTTATGTTCTCGACCTCGAGAG GTTTATAGTTTTTAGCATGTTGAGATGTTTGAACAAGCTGTCTCCGGGTGATATGCAAAACCTTTTCAGTCTGTTCATCACTTGCagaaaaactttgaaaagtATTGTTATGGTTTCTTGCGACAAGGTGCTAGGAGCTTCCAAGTTACCTTTATCAAATAGTTCGTTGTTGGCTTCTTGGCTTTTCAAATCAGCACAAGCTGTGGTTACTTGTCAAGTGAGATTTAGGAATGAATTTACAGGAAAAGCAAGGGACGCTCTCTTTTCTTTGATGGATCACACATCATATATGTTTCTAACCGTAAGTAAATATCAGTTCAGCAAGGCACTACCATTGTCTGATAAACAACTCATTTCATCAGAACTTTCGGACGGAGCTGGACAAGGGGACCTTATATTTGAGAGTTTGACAGAACAGGCAGAAACTTTACTAAATGCTTTGAGGGTTACCTCTAGGGATGAGAAAACAGCCTTTGAATGTGAGACGCTGATACTGAACAAGTTAACACCtataatttcttgttttagtgGATTGTTGTGGGGATTAGCATCTGCAGTGGGTCACAGAGATATGCATAAGAATCATCAAAACACAAAACTGAAATGGAAATCAGAACAGTTCTCGAAGCTTTCCCGCATTGTATATGTGCTTAGCAATTTTATTGAGGTATTTGCACAGTGTCTGTTTTTAAGTGGTGATTGGCTGCgggaaatccaaacaaagatTAACTGGACCATATTGTTTGATGGGACCGAGGGTTCAATTGGTATGTATGGTGACGTAGTAGAGACTACTgatgtgaaaaagaaaattattgagAGCATGATAAAGGGTGATACTTCGGAAAAAGTGTTGGCACTCAGGCATCTGTTAATTGCTTCTGCTGCTATCCTAAGGCTAAATCTGCAGATTGATGGCATTACCTTCTCACCTACATTTGTCTCTGTTCTCACGGGCATTTCAAATGATCTACTGTCTGAATTCGCAGACATGAGCGAGGTACCGGTTGAATTCTCATTTATTTGGTTGGATGGTGCAGTGAAAGTTCTTGAAGAATTAGGGAGCCAATTCTGCTTATCTAACCCTTCATTATACCAAGATCTGTATTCAAAGTTGATTGAGTTGCACCTGAAGGTGATTGGGAAATGCATATCACTACAAGGAAAAGAGGCCACCTTGGAATCTCACGAGACAGGATTTGGTACTAATGCAATCCATGCGAAGCAACTGTTATTAGCAAAAAATCAGTCTCACGGATTGCACTGGTTGGATGAATTAAAGCAGAGGCTCAGGATGtcatttatagtttttatacaTAGTTCCTCAGAGTTACACTTATTTTCTGGAGTACAGGCTATAGAAAGATCACTAGTTGGAGTATGGGAAGAGTGCCCAGCTATCTATTGCATAAAGACTGGAAACAGAGATGGGGGCAGAATCTCTGAAACCGCTGCTGCTGGTCTTGACTGTCTGGACCTAATTCTGGAACATGCCACag GTCGCAAACGTTTGAATGTGGTTAAAAGGCACATCCAAGGCTTAATATCTGCAGTGTTCGGTATCATGGCTCACATGCAGAGTCCatttattttcttcacaaaTGCAGTTGTTGGCAACGAAGGTGCCAATTCTCCGGATGCTGGGTCAGTAATTCTCATGTGTGTTGAAGTCTTGATAAGAATAGCAGGGAAACACGCTTTGTTTCAGATGGATTCATCACACATAAGCCAATCCATACATATTCCCGGAGCAATTTTTCGAGATTACCTTCAGATAATACCAAGGGTGGGATTCTCGGTTCTAGATGGAAATTTGTTACGTCAGGATGATGAGCAACACGATCTGTTAGGAAGCTCAAAAGATCTTCAAGTAGACCAGAAATTCTCGATGAGCCTGTATGCTGCATGCTGCCGACTATTATATACAGCTGTTAAGCATCATAAGAG TGAAACTGAGGGGTCCATTGCTACCCTCCAAGAATCTGTCTCTGCGCTTCTTTATTGTTTGGAGTCGGCAGGATATAAATTGGGCAATTATGATTCATGGGAAGTGGAAGAGGGAATTAGATGTGCTTGTTTCCTCCGGAGGATCTATGAAGAG CTAAGACAACAGAAGGAGGTCTTTGGACAGCATTGTTTCAAGTTCTTGTCAAGTTACATATGGGTTTCTTCCGGTTATGGACCTCTTAAGACGGGTCTCAAAAG GGAGGTAGATGAAGCTTTAAGACCTGGTGTGTGTGCTCTTATAGACTCTTGCTCACCTAACGATCTTCAATATCTCCATACAGTATT
- the LOC104717186 gene encoding GDSL esterase/lipase At4g30140-like has translation MVEGESKALWFIVATVLAAAVVTPAAHGQQAPCYFVFGDSVFDNGNNNALNTLAKVNYLPYGIDFPQGPTGRFSNGRNIPDVIAELVGFNDYIPPFAGASQAQANVGLNYASGAGGIRDDTSENMGERISLRQQVENHQSAIIKALVRRSRLEQCLYTISIGSNDYLNNYFLSPPTVARRLYNPDQFARSLIRRYRIYLLQLYALGAKNVALFSIGKIGCTPRVVATLGGGIGCAEEVNQAASIFNTYLKALVTEFNNKSGAKFTYVDTFSGNAEDFAALGITVGDRSCCTVDPGEELCAANKPVCPDRNTYIFWDNVHTTEIINVVVANAAYNGTIATPYTISQLVN, from the exons ATGGTCGAGGGAGAGTCCAAGGCATTATGGTTTATTGTGGCCACCGTGTTAGCAGCCGCAGTGGTCACACCAGCGGCGCATGGACAGCAAGCGCCGTGTTACTTCGTGTTTGGAGACTCTGTCTTCGACAACGGTAACAACAATGCCTTGAACACCTTGGCAAAGGTCAACTATTTACCTTATGGTATAGATTTTCCCCAAGGTCCAACCGGTCGGTTTAGCAACGGTCGGAATATTCCAGACGTTATCG CTGAGCTAGTGGGTTTCAATGATTACATTCCACCGTTCGCCGGAGCATCACAGGCACAAGCTAACGTCGGACTCAACTATGCTTCCGGTGCCGGCGGAATCCGCGACGACACCAGCGAAAATATG GGTGAGCGAATCAGTTTGAGACAGCAAGTAGAGAACCACCAGTCGGCGATCATAAAAGCGCTGGTGCGACGGAGTCGTTTAGAGCAATGCCTATACACAATCAGCATCGGAAGCAACGATTACCTAAACAACTACTTCTTGTCGCCTCCTACAGTTGCTCGTCGTCTATATAATCCTGACCAGTTCGCTCGATCTCTCATACGCCGCTACCGTATCTATTTGCTG CAATTGTACGCATTAGGAGCGAAGAATGTAGCTTTGTTCAGTATCGGTAAGATAGGATGTACGCCACGGGTTGTTGCTACCCTCGGTGGCGGCATTGGCTGCGCAGAAGAAGTGAACCAAGCAGCAAGTATCTTCAACACTTACCTCAAGGCCCTAGTCACAGAATTCAACAACAAATCTGGAGCTAAGTTCACTTATGTTGATACCTTCTCTGGAAATGCTGAAGATTTCGCTGCTCTAG GGATTACGGTTGGCGATAGGAGTTGCTGTACGGTTGATCCGGGGGAAGAACTTTGTGCGGCGAACAAACCGGTTTGTCCAGACCGAAACACATACATATTCTGGGATAATGTGCATACCACGGAAATCATTAATGTAGTGGTGGCTAACGCAGCGTATAACGGAACCATAGCTACTCCGTACACCATATCCCAGCTTGTGAATTGA
- the LOC104717187 gene encoding uncharacterized protein LOC104717187: MGCSHSKFDDDEAVQICKDRKRFIKQAVEHRTGFASGHIAYIQSLRNVSDALREYIEGDEPHEFLLDTFVTPVKSSSGGFIEVSPPSKMIENEAESNLNVNYLMASGSRAVRVEEKPLLSPETFQVESYGADSFFGMNSPQHSPGVGGSHNIPPPSPQNSQWDFFWNPFSSLDHYGYSCDNKSGMDDEMRRLRRVREEEGIPYLEEDEYVKFEHHHNMKATEDCNGDKMGQEDKVKDVNEECETENVRDKNCIRTQEEGSLKVSRGGTTGHVLGVTTDDAKGDTPGFTVYMNRRPMSMAEVIKDLEDQFAAICTAGKEVSGLLEASRAQYTSSNELSAMKMLNPVALFRSSGSSRSSSSSRFLISSSGGSRASEFETSSEFSEESCMLSGSHQSTLDRLYAWEKKLYDEVKSGERIRIAYEKKCLVLRNQDVKGADSSSVDKTRNIIRDLHTQIKVSIHSIESISQRIETLRDQELLPQLLELLQGLAQMWKVMAECHQIQKRTLDEAKLLLATTPPNRYKKQQQTSLPEINSQRLARSALHLVAQLRNWRACFQAWITSQRSYVLSLTGWLLRCFRCDPDPDKVRLVSCPHPIYEVCIQWSRLLNGLNEKPVIDKLDFFASGMGAIYARQLREDPSPVTDGSRKHSGQESMELVEAEKVEEEKMMTAEKLAEIAVKVLCHGMSVAVSSLAEFSISSADEHSKLVNHPDDTMPEQTEM, from the exons atgggATGTTCTCATTCCAAGTTTGATGACGATGAAGCTGTTCAGATCTGCAAAGATAGGAAACGTTTCATCAAGCAAGCAGTTGAACATAGGACCGGGTTTGCTTCTGGCCACATTGCTTATATCCAGTCTCTAAGAAATGTTTCAGATGCTCTTCGTGAATACATCGAAGGAGACGAGCCACACGAGTTCTTGTTGGACACATTTGTCACTCCAGTAAAGAGCAGCTCAGGCGGTTTCATCGAGGTATCTCCTCCTTCAAAAATGATTGAGAACGAGGCTGAGTCGAATTTGAATGTCAATTACTTGATGGCTAGTGGAAGCAGAGCGGTTCGTGTTGAAGAAAAGCCTCTTTTGTCACCTGAGACTTTCCAGGTTGAGAGTTATGGAGCAGATAGTTTCTTTGGGATGAACTCACCTCAGCATAGTCCTGGAGTAGGTGGTAGTCACAATATACCGCCTCCTTCGCCACAGAACTCTCAGTGGGATTTCTTTTGGAATCCATTCTCTTCATTGGATCATTACGGATACAGTTGTGATAACAAAAGTGGTATGGATGATGAGATGAGACGGCTGAGGAGGGTTCGTGAGGAAGAAGGGATTCCATatcttgaagaagatgagtatgTAAAGTTTGAGCATCATCATAACATGAAAGCAACAGAAGATTGTAATGGGGATAAAATGGGTCAAGAAGATAAAGTAAAAGATGTTAATGAGGAGTGCGAGACTGAGAATGTGAGGGACAAGAACTGCATTAGAACTCAAGAAGAGGGAAGCCTTAAGGTGTCCAGAGGAGGAACTACAGGGCATGTTCTTGGAGTTACCACAGATGATGCAAAAGGAGATACACCTGGCTTCACTGTGTACATGAATCGAAGGCCAATGAGCATGGCAGAAGTtattaaagatcttgaagatcAGTTTGCGGCTATATGTACAGCTGGTAAAGAAGTCTCGGGTCTGTTGGAAGCTAGTCGAGCTCAATACACATCTTCCAATGAACTCAGCG CCATGAAAATGCTGAATCCAGTAGCTTTGTTCCGCTCAAGCGGCTCATCAAGATCGTCTTCCTCATCAAGATTCTTGATCAGCTCTTCTGGAGGTTCCAGGGCAAGTGAATTTGAAACCAGCAGTGAGTTTTCGGAAGAATCTTGTATGCTTTCAGGTAGCCATCAATCAACATTGGACCGTCTGTACGCTTGGGAGAAGAAACTCTATGATGAAGTTAAG TCTGGAGAACGGATACGAATTGCATATGAGAAGAAATGTTTAGTGCTGAGGAATCAGGATGTGAAAGGAGCTGACTCTTCCTCGGTtgataaaacaagaaatataatcAGAGATCTACACACTCAGATCAAGGTCTCTATACACTCAATTGAGTCTATCTCTCAAAGGATTGAGACTCTTCGCGACCAAGAACTGCTTCCACAActtcttgagcttcttcaaGG ATTAGCTCAGATGTGGAAAGTGATGGCAGAGTGTCACCAGATACAGAAGCGAACATTGGACGAAGCCAAGCTATTACTTGCAACCACGCCTCCTAACCGTTACAAGAAGCAACAACAGACTTCATTACCGGAGATCAACTCTCAAAGATTAGCTCGATCTGCATTGCATCTCGTGGCTCAGCTTAGAAACTGGAGAGCCTGCTTCCAAGCATGGATCACATCCCAGAGATCCTACGTGCTTTCTTTAACCGGCTGGTTACTCAGATGTTTCAGATGTGATCCTGACCCAGACAAAGTCAGATTAGTGTCTTGTCCTCACCCAATCTATGAAGTCTGCATCCAATGGTCAAGGTTGCTCAACGGGTTAAACGAGAAGCCGGTGATAGACAAACTCGATTTCTTTGCCTCTGGGATGGGTGCAATCTATGCTAGGCAGCTTAGGGAAGACCCATCTCCTGTAACAGATGGTTCGAGGAAGCACTCAGGACAAGAGAGCATGGAGCTTGTTGAAGCTGAAaaagtggaagaagagaagatgatgacagcTGAGAAACTAGCTGAGATTGCAGTTAAAGTACTCTGCCATGGAATGTCAGTTGCAGTGAGCTCACTCGCTGAGTTTTCCATTAGCTCAGCTGATGAACACTCGAAGCTCGTTAACCATCCAGATGACACCATGCCAGAGCAAACTGAGATGTAA
- the LOC104720056 gene encoding uncharacterized protein LOC104720056, which yields MTPIIRLLRICDADEKLSLSYVYEGMYRARLGIKQVFQGKCPLYKPYTNIIDRRWDRMLRHDLHAAAYYLNPTFIYDPTFSDKPEVMSGLMNLFEKQTENSKTKLFQELKMYREREGSFSRPMALSCSKTSQPDEWWRYFGFDAPNLQKLAIRILSQTASSSGCERNWSVFERIHTKKRNRLEHQRHNDLVFVHYNLRLQHRSKKKRSYDPVDYESIDKTEFWIIEEEEAGELELDELENALAEEYPKDHEEMNPDNSNDFDEDFTMPPEEYEGNDGGDN from the exons ATGACTCCTATCATCCGTTTGTTACGTATTTGTGATGCTGATGAGAAGCTTTCGTTGTCATATGTGTATGAAGGGATGTATCGAGCAAGATTAGGCATTAAACAGGTGTTCCAAGGAAAATGCCCTCTCTACAAGCCTTATACGAACATCATTGATAGGAGATGGGATCGTATGTTGCGTCATGATCTTCATGCTGCAGCATACTATTTGAACCCAACTTTCATCTATGATCCTACATTTTCTGACAAGCCTGAGGTTATGAGTGGATTGATGAATTTATTTGAGAAACAAACAGAgaatagtaaaacaaaactGTTTCAAGAGCTTAAGATGTATAGAGAACGTGAAGGCAGCTTTTCTCGCCCTATGGCTCTATCTTGCAGCAAAACGTCTCAGCCAG ATGAATGGTggagatattttggttttgatgctCCTAATTTGCAAAAGTTAGCAATAAGAATTCTTAGTCAAACCGCTTCTTCATCTGGATGTGAGCGCAATTGGTCTGTATTTGAGAGGATTCATACCAAGAAGAGGAATAGACTAGAGCATCAAAGACATAATGATCTTGTTTTTGTGCACTACAATCTACGTCTGCAACATAG gtcaaagaaaaaaagatcataTGATCCTGTTGACTACGAATCTATTGATAAGACAGAGTTTTGGAttatcgaagaagaagaagcaggtgAACTTGAACTTGATGAATTAGAAAATGCTCTTGCTGAAGAATATCCTAAAGATCATGAAGAGATGAACCCTGACAATTCTAATG atTTTGACGAAGACTTCACTATGCCACCTGAAGAGTATGAAGGAAATGATGGTGGAGATAACTAA
- the LOC104720057 gene encoding putative inactive cadmium/zinc-transporting ATPase HMA3 — protein sequence MSSLMSLAPRKAVIAETGLEVGVDEVMINTVVSVKAGESIPIDGVVVDGSCDVDEKTLTGESFPVSKHRESTVLAATINLNALARDCVVAKMTKLVEEAQKRQTKTQRFIDKCSRYYTPAVVILAACFAVIPALLKVHNLSHWFHLALVVLVSGCPCGLILSTPVATFCALTKAATSGFLIISLLCKHALIVG from the exons ATGTCATCGCTGATGAGCTTAGCGCCGCGAAAGGCAGTGATAGCAGAAACTGGACTAGAAGTTGGTGTAGATGAGGTTATGATCAACACAGTTGTTTCAGTGAAAGCTGGAGAAAGTATACCTATCGATGGAGTTGTGGTGGATGGAAGTTGTGATGTGGATGAGAAAACATTGACAGGAGAGTCCTTTCCTGTCTCCAAACACAGAGAGTCAACTGTTTTGGCTGCAACTATAAATCTTAATG CTTTAGCCCGAGACTGCGTAGTTGCTAAAATGACTAAGCTTGTAGAAGAAGCACAGAAAAGACAAACCAAAACTCAAAGGTTTATAGACAAATGTTCTCGCTACTACACTCCAG CTGTTGTTATATTAGCAGCATGTTTTGCTGTAATCCCGGCTTTGTTAAAGGTCCATAACCTCAGCCATTGGTTTCACTTAGCACTCGTAGTGTTAGTAAGCGGTTGTCCATGTGGTCTTATCTTATCCACACCTGTTGCTACCTTTTGTGCTCTCACTAAGGCAGCCACATCCGGGTTTCTNATTATCTCTTTACTCTGCAAACATGCTTTGATAGTAGGTTGA